The genomic window GGGCGATCAGCACGGGGGCGTCGTCGAAGGTGCCCTGGAGCACGCGGTAGTAGCGCAGCGTCGACAGGGGCGCGTCGGGCTGCAGCCGGTCGGCGGTGACGAGCTCGTCGAGCACACCCTCGGCCGCGGGGCCCTGGATCGCGATGAGCGCGGTGTCGTCGCTCTCGTCGTCGACCGTGACGTCGAAGCCGTGCGCCCGGCTCGCGAGGGCGCCGAACGCGGCGTCGCGGTTCGAGGCGTTGGCGACGACGAGGTAGTCGTGCTCGTCGAGGCGGTAGACGACGAGGTCGTCGACGATGCCGCCCTCGGGGCTGAGAAGCAGCGAGTACTTCGCCCGGCCGACCGCGATGGTCGAGAGGGTGCCCGCGAGCGCCGCGTCGAGGAACGCCCCGGCGTCGGGCCCGACGACGGCGATCTCGGCCATGTGCGACAGGTCGAACAGCCCGGCGGCGGTGCGCACCGCGTGGTGCTCGGCCAGGTCGGAGCTGTAGCGGACCGGCATCTGCCAGCCGGCGAAGTCGGTGAAGCTGGCGCCGGCGGCGACGTGGACGTCGTGGAGGGGGCTGAGCCGCTCCTCCTGCTCGTCGGCGACGGCCTCCGCGTCCACCGCGTCGACGAGGTCGAGGGGCGCACCGTCGGCGGTCGCGACGCCCTCGGTGCCGTCGTCGGCGAGCGGCAGGTCGCCGGTCGTGGTGTCGGGGCCGACAGCGTCACGCACGTCGGCGGCGTCAGGCTGTTCAGCAACACCGTGCTCGGCGTCGTCGGGGCCGGGGGCGGCGGGCAGGTTCGAGGATGCGTCGGACATCTGCGGACTCCTGGGTGGACGGCCCGGCACCAGGTGACTCGGCCGGGATCGGCGTCGTGCAGCACCTGCACGACGGGGACGCGCACGGCACGGCGGAGCCGTGGTCGTGCACCCCCTCTGTCATGGGCCTGAGAGCTTCGTCGGCCGCGAAGGCCGACTTTCACCGTGGGCGAGGAGGCGGTGCCGGCGACGCTCGCGCGCCTGCAGGTGCCCCCTGCTTTTCAGAGTGGCCAGTCCGTCGCGGTACGCGGTACCTGAGAGATTGGCGGGGAGCTTGCTCCTTCGGTGCCCGGCGGCGCAGCATCGTGCGCTCCGGGGCTCTCCCGCGACGTGTTCGTGGCCCGGTGTTCTGTTGTGGCGCTCACCCTACAGCGGGCGTGTGTCAGCGGTGTTTCGGGTCGAGACGACGAACGCCCCGGCAGTGGTCACGGTCGGGGCGTCCTGGTGGTCCTGGCCTGCTCGGCGGCGAGGCCTGTGCGCCTAGGAGGCAGGCTGCGCGGGCTGCCCGGGCTCGGGCGAACCGGCGGCCTGGTGCGCGGCGACGAGCTCGCGCACGTCGTTGGCCAACTGGGCGACGCCCTCGGGGAGCATCTCGAAGCCCTCGCTGTTGCCGGGGTTCACGACGAGCCCGGTCTGCGCCGGGATCGCCTGGACGAGCTCGGCCGCGGGGATCGTGGCCTGGTACTCGGCGACGCCCTTGACCTGCTCGCCGATCATGTCGGAGTGGGTGAAGGCGGCCAACATGGGCGTGCCCTCTCGGTCGAACAGCACCGGCTGCAGGTCGTTCAGGCTGTCCTGGGCGTCGACGGCGGTCGCCACGACGACCTGCGCGTTGACGAACTCGGCGAGGACGGCGTTCATGTCGCCCTCTCCTGCCTGTCCCTTCCTGATGGCCTGCTCGAGGGCGGTCGGTTCGCGGTTCTCTGTAGCGGTCATCGAACCAGCTTGCACCCTCGACCTCCGTGGCGCCTCCGTGCGGTTAGTCTGAGCGTCCTCGACCTCCGCCGGCGACCCGCCAGCGCCCGTCCCGTCATCCTGGAGCGCTCCGTGCCCACCAAGACCGCCTCGCTGGTCACCGCCGCCCTCGCCGTCACGCTGCTGCTCGCGGGCTGCGCCGGCACGGACGCCGAGCCCGGCGCCGCCTCGCCGAGCGTCGTGACGACGACGGGGCCGGACGCGACCGCGACGCCGCTGCCCACGACGACTCCCCCCGCGCCGTCGACGGCAGAGGCGCACGAGGCCCCTCCCGCCTGGGACGCCTGCGTCGCCGCGGTCAGGGCGGAGTACCCCGACCTGCCCCCGCTCGACGACGTCTGGGCCTACGAGGAGGCGGACGTGCGCGACTCGGACTCGGGCGCGGTCGCCGAGGTGCGGTTCGGTCACCTCGCCGACGGCAGGGTCGAGGCGGCGTTCACCTGCCAGATCTCGGGGACGCCGGAGTCGCCCGTGGTCGACCTCGTCTCGCCGGTCGACATCTAGGCCCGTCGCCCCGGATCAGGCGAGCGGTCGCGTCGCGCGCACGGCGGTCGCGTCGAGGTCGTCGTCGCGCTCGACCGACGTGACGAGGCCCGCCGCCGCGAAGAGGGCGGCCGTGGCCTCGGCCTGGCGCTCGCTCGTCTCGATCAGCAGCGTCCCCGTCGGCGAGAGCCACTCCCCTGCCTCAGCCGCGATGCGGCGGTGCAGGTCGAGACCGTCGTCGCCGCCGTCGAGGGCGAGCGGGGACTCGTGCACGCGTGCCTCGGGCGGCATCGTCGCGATGGCCGCCGTGGGGACGTAGGGCGCGTTCGCGACGAGCACGCTGACCCGGCCGCGCAGCCGCGACGGCAGCTCGGCGAAGAGGTCGCCGCCGACGACCGTCGCCCGGTCGCCGAGGTTGCGGCGGGCGCAGCGCACGGCGACGGGGTCGAGGTCGGCGGCCACCACCTCGAGCCGCGGACGGCGACGCAGCAGGGCCGTGGCGACGGCGCCCACGCCGCAGCAGAGCTCGACGACGACGGGAGCCGTGCCGGAGGCGAGCGCCGCGTCGGCGAGCCGCACGAGGAGCTCCGTGCGCCGGCGCGGGACGAAGACGCCCGGCTCGACGACGAGGCGGAGCCCGTCGAAGGCCGCCCAGCCGAGCACCTGCTCGAGCGGCTCGCCGGCCGTGCGCCGGGCGACGAGCGCCTCGAGCTCGGGTCCTGCCGCGGTCTCGAGCAGGAGGCGCGCCTCGTCCTCCGCGAAGACGCAGCCGGCCGCCCTCAGGCGCGCGACCACCGCCTCCTCGTCGGACGCCCTCGCGCCGTGCCCCGCCGTCTCGACCACGGGGCCAGCGTAGGGGCCGCGTCCCGCGGCGACGCGCTCCCGGCGCGGTCCCGACGCGCTGTCGGCGGCGGCGCGTAGGCTCGCCTCGATCATGAAGCCGCTGACCGAGACCGACATCCGTGAGTCGTTCGTGAACGCCCTGCCGGGCGACCTCGACCGGCTCCCCATCCCCGGACTGCACGAGATGCTCTGGGACGACCGCGAGTTCCTGGGCTGGCGCGACCCGCAGGCCCACCAGCGCGGCTACATCGTGCACTGGATGGACGACCGCCCGGTCGGGCTCGTCGTCCGGTCGTCCGGCTCGTCGCTGCGACCCGGCATCGCCGCCATGTGCTCGCTCTGCCACTCGCCTCAGCCAGCGACGCAGGTGCGCCTCTTCAGCGCGCCCAAGGCAGGCGACGCGGGTGCCAACGGCGACACGGTCGGCACCTACATCTGCGAGGACCTCGCCTGCTCGCTGCTGATCAGGGTCGCGCCTCCGCACCTGAACCCGCCCGAGCAGATCGAGCGGCGTGCCTCCGGCCTCGCCGAGCGTGTGCAGGGCTTCACCGCGACCGTGATGAAGGCCGCCTGACCGGGCCTCCTGCACCTCCCCCACGAACGAGAGCGAGCAGCACCATGTCCGTCGTCAAGATCAACGCCATCCACGTCCCCGAGGGCTCGGGCTCCGAGCTCGAGTCGCGCTTCGCCGCCCGCAAGCACTCGGTCGACGGCGCTCCCGGCTTCGAGGGCTTCCAGCTGCTGCGTCCCGTGTCGGGCGACGCCCGCTACTTCGTCGTGACCACCTGGGCCGACGAGCAGTCGTTCCAGGACTGGCAGGCGAACGGCGCGGCCGCCGCGCACGCCGGGCCTCCTGCGGGCCACGGCGCGGCGGCGGGCCAGGGCAGCGAGGGTGCCGAGGCGCCCCGCCGTCCCGTCGCCACCGGCGCCGACCTGCTCGAGTTCGAGGTCGTCGACCTCTGAGCTGACCCGGGCGCGCGCCTCGCACCCCCGAGTGGACGATGCACCCCGACATGTCGGGGTGCATCGTCCAGTTCGGGGTGTCTCGCCGGGCGGGCCGACGTCGCTCGACGTCGAGCGACGCCGGCCCGGGTTCCCAGTGGTCTCCAGGGTCGGCGCGTAGCCTGCCGTCCAGTCGCGACCCGCCCCGAGCCGCCACGAGAGGCACAGGACAGCATGGACAAGGCAGCACGCACCCCCTCGACGCGATCGAGGTCCGCACGGTGGATCCCCGCCCTCGTGGTCCCGGCCGCCGTCGTGGCCGTCGGCATCGTCGTGCCGTCCATGGCCGCGAACGCCGAGGTGGTGCTGCCCGAGAAGACTCCCCAGCAGGTCCTCGAGCTGGCCGCGTCGAGCTCCGGCGCCTCCTTCTCGGGAACGGTCGAGCAGACGAGCGACCTGGGCCTGCCTGACGTGTCGAGCTTCCAGGGCCAGGGCGGCAGCGGCGGGGACGCTACGAGCGACGCCCTCGAGCTGCTGACCGGCAGCCACACCGCAAAGGTCTTCGTCGACGGCACGGACAAGCAGCGCGTCCAGGTCGTCGAGGACCTGGCCGAGCGCGACGTCGTGCGCGACGGCGACAGCGTCTGGACCTGGGACTCCGAGTCGAAGGAGGCGTCGCACCTGACGCTGCCGGACGCGAGCGGCGCCGAGGTCCCCACCGCCCTGCCCGACGGCACCGCCGTGCCGCAGACCCCGGCCGAGCTCGCCTCGGCCCTCCTCGCCGCCGTCGAGCCCACCACGACCGTCACCGCGACCGACAACGTGAAGGTCGCCGGCCGCACCGCGTACCAGGTGGTCCTCACGCCCGACGACCCGGCGACGCTCGTCGGCAGCGCGACGCTGACCGTCGACTCCGAGACGGGCGTTCCCCTCAAGGTCGTCGTCGCCGCGAAGGGGCAGTCCGACCCGGCCGTCTCGGTCGGCTTCACCTCCGTCGACTTCAGCGCCCCCTCCTCCGACGTCTTCGCCTTCACGCCGCCCGCGGGCGCAGACGTGACCGAGGTCCCCGCGCCCACGGGCGACGACGCTCGGACGCATCACGCCGACGGCCAGGCGACGGAGAAGACCGTGCTCGGCTCTGGCTGGAGCACGATCGTCGGCCTCGCCCCCTCCGCTGCCGCCGCAGGTGCCTCGGCACCGACCGGTGACGCCGCTGACGAAAGCTCGGCCCTGCTCGACCAGGTGCTCACCCCGGTCGACGGCGGCAAGGTGCTGCAGACCTCGCTCGTCTCCGTGTTCGTCGGCGACGACGGTCGCGTCTGGGCGGGCGCCGTCGACGCGGACGCCCTCCAGGCAGCCGTCGCCGCGCAGTGATCGCCGCCAGTGACCCCCGGGGCTGATCCGGTGCTGGACGACGGCCTCGCCGTCCAGACCACCGGCCTCGGCAAGACCTTCGGACGCCAGCAGGCAGTGTCCGAGCTCGACCTCGCGGTGCCACGGGGCAGCGTCTACGGCTTCCTCGGCCCGAACGGCTCCGGCAAGACGACGACGATCCGCATGCTGCTCGGCCTCACGAGCGCGACGAGCGGCTCGATCCGGGTGCTCGGCGGCGCGATGCCCGACCGGGCCCGCGACGTGCTGCCTCGCGTCGGCGCGCTGGTCGAGGGGCCGGCGTTCTACCCCTTCCTCTCCGGGCGCGCGAACCTGATGCGCCTCGACTCCGGCGACCGTCGGGCTCCCGGCGGCACCCGGAAGGCCCGCGTCGCGGCTGCGCTCGACAGGGTCGGCCTCGGGCACGCCGCCGACAAGAAGGCCCACGCCTACTCCCTCGGCATGAAGCAGCGCCTCGGCATCGCCAACGCCCTGCTGATGCCGCGCGACCTGCTCGTGCTGGACGAGCCGAGCAACGGCCTCGACCCGCAGGGCACGAGGGAGGTGCGGGGCCTGATCCGCTCGCTCGCCGACGACGGGACGACCGTGCTGGTGTCGAGCCACCTGCTGGCCGAGGTCGAGCAGATGTGCACCCACATCGGCGTGATGAGCGCGGGGCGACTGCTCACGCAGGGCACGCTCGACGACCTCCGGTCGCTCGGCACGCACCGGGTGCGGCTGCTCACTCCCGATCCCGACCTCGCCCGCGACGTGCTCGTCCGGCTGGGGCTCGTGCCCGACGAGTCGCCCTCGACCGGCTCCGCCCCGGCGGAGGGGGCGCACGTCGAGGCCGACCTGACGATCGAGGGCCTCGCGCCAGAGGCGATCGTCGCGGCGCTCGTCGGCGCCGACGTCCGGGTCCGTGGTTTCGAGGTGTCGGGCGCGAGCCTCGAGGACCGCTTCGTCGACCTGACCGGGGAGGGCTTCGATGTCGCCGGCTGAGCCGAACTCGACCGAGGTCCAGGAGCGTCGCGGCTCGGGCCTTGCGCTGCTCGGCAGCGAGGTCGTCGTCCTCTTCCGCCGTGTGCGGACCATCGCCCTGTTGGCTGCTCTCGCGCTGATCCCGATCCTGCTCGCCGTCGCCGTCCGTGTGACGACCGACGACGCGGGCGAGGGAGGCCGCGGTCCCGCGTTCCTCGGGGACATCACGCAGAACGGCCTGTTCGTCTCGCTCACGGCCCTCACGGTCGCGATCCCGCTCTTCCTGCCGCTGACGGTGGGCGTCGTCGCGGGCGACACGATCGCGGGCGAGGCGAGCCTCGGCACCCTGCGGTACCTGCTCGTGACCCCGGTGGGCCGGGTGCGCCTCCTGCTCGTGAAGTACGCGGGCGCCGCCCTGTTCTGCCTCGTCGGCACGCTCGTCGTGGTCGTGGTGGGGGCCATCGCGGGCGCCGCCCTCTTCCCGATCGGGCCGGTCACCTTGCTGTCGGGCCAGACGATCGGCCTGGGCGACTACGCGGGCCGCATGGTGCTGATGGCCCTCTACGTGACGATCTCGCTGCTGGGGCTGAGCGCGATCGGGCTCTTCGCCTCGACGCTCACCAGCGTGCCGGTGGGCGCCATGGCCGCGACGATCGTCCTCTCGACCGTGGCGCAGATCGTCGACGCGCTGCCGCAGCTCGACTTCCTCGACCCGTGGCTGTTCACCCACTACTGGCTGGGCTTCGCCGATCTCTTGCGTGATCCGATCTCGTGGAGCAACTTCGCGGACAACGCCCTGCTCCAGGCGGGATACATCGCCGTCTTCGGCGCGCTGGCGCTCGGCCGCTTCACCACGAAGGACGTCCTGAGCTGAGGCAGGGCGCACGTCGGTCTACCGTGGATCGGTGATCTCCCGACGACGCCTCCTCCCTGCCGCCGTGCTCGCCGCCGGCGCCCTGCTGACCGTCACCGCGTGCACGGCGTCCGCGCCCGAGCCCGAGCCGGTCGAGCTCACGGTCGCCACGCCGGAGGCGGCGGTCGCGACCGCTGCCTCGGGCACCGCAGCCGAGAGGGCCGTCGAGACCAGTCGCGCCCTGTGGAGCAGCGCGCCGGTCGTCGTGCTCGCCCCGGGCGACGACCCCGACGCCGTCGCCGAGGCTGCGCAGCAGGGCGAGCGACTCGGTGTCCCTGTGCTGCTCGACGCGGGTGAGCTCGACGCGGCCGGCCTGGTCGCCGCCGAGGTCGACCGGCTCGGCGCCGACACCGTCGCCACGGTGGGTGACGACCTGCCCGCGATCGCCGGGACGGAGGCCGCACCGGCCGCCGACGTCGAGGTCCCCCCGGCGCGCGACGCCGACTCGTCCACACTCGTCGTCGTGTCCGGCACGGACGACGCCGCGGCCTCGGCGACCGCACGGGCGGCGGGTGCCGAGCTGCTGGCGCTGCCCGAGGGCGTGACCGACCTGCAGCAGGACGCGTCCGTCGTGAGCGCGATGGGCGCCTCCGAGGCGGACGGCACCCTGGTCGTCGGGTCCGCGTTCGCCGGTGTCGGCCACCTCGACTGGTCGGTCGCCGCCGCACGGTCGGGTGCCGAGCTGCCGGGCGGCGGGCAGCGGTTCTTCCCCGACCGGCGCTTCGTCGCCCTCTACGGAGCCCCGGGGACCTCGGCACTCGGCGTGCTCGGCGAGCAGGACGTCGCCGCCACCGTGCAGCGCGCCGCCGAGACGGCCGCGAGCTACCAGGCGTCGTCGGACCGGCCCGTGGTGCCGATGCTCGAGCTGATCGCGACGGTGGCGGCGGGCGACGCGGGGCCGGACGGCGACTACTCGAACGAGCTCGACCCCGAGCGCCTGCGCCCGTACGTCGAGGCCGCGGCCGCCGCCGGGCAGTACGTCGTGCTCGACCTGCAGCCCGGCCGCACGGACTTCCTGACGCAGGCCCGCCGGTACGAGTCGCTGCTCACCGAGCCGAACGTCGGTCTCGCCCTCGACCCCGAGTGGCGCCTCGCACCGGACCAGGTGCCGCTCCGGCAGATCGGCGGCGTCGACGCCGCCGAGGTGAACGGGGTCTCCACCTGGCTGGCCGACCTCGTCGACGCGCACTCGCTGCCGCCGAAGTTGTTCGTGCTGCACCAGTTCCGGTCGAGCATGCTGCGCGACCGCGCGGCGATCGAACTGAGCCGCCCCGAGCTCACGACCCTCGTGCACGTCGACGGCCAGGGCTCCCAGCCCGACAAGCAGGCCACCTGGCGGGCTCTGCACGACGGTGCGCCCGCGGTCGCCTGGGGCTGGAAGAACTTCTACGACGAGGACGAGCCGATGCTCACGCCCGAGCAGACGATGACCGAGGTGTCGCCGGTGCCCGACCTCGTGACCTACCAGTAGGAGGCGCCCCGCCGGTCTCAGAGGCCGAGCGCGCCCGTCGGCAGCAGCGCGTGCACGCCCCAGGTCTGGTTCGCCACCTGGGTGACGCGCAGGTCGACGACCGCGCTCGCGAAGGCGAGGGCGGTCGCTCTGTCGACGGAGAGCAGGGCCGCGAGCCACGTGACCATCGCGTCGAGGGCGTCGCCCGTCGCCACGTCGAGGTCGGCGTCGAAGCCGAACGTGATCCGCCCCGCGGGGGTCTCGGCGTGCACGCTCGAGAGCGGGCGCTCGTCGACCAGGTCGATCCGCACCTCCGTCGTCATCGGGCACTCGATCGCCGTGCCGCCGACCTCGCCGTCGCCCTGGGCCGCGTGGCCGTCGCCGAGGTACAGGAGCGCGTCGTCGACCTGCACCGGCAGCCACAGGGTCGACCCGGCCACGAGCTCGCGGCAGTCGACGTTGCCGCCCGCCGTCGTGCGCGGCGGCGTCGTGGAGTGCTCGCCCGGCTCGGCCGGCGCCACGCCCGTCACGCCGAGGAACGGCGCGGTCGGCACGGTGAGCCCCCGACTCTCGGTGGCGACGCCGGCATCGGCGTCGATCTCCCAGAGCAGCCAGGCGGGCGGGACGTCGGCCAGGCCGAGCCGCGTCGTGACCGGCGTCTCGCGGCCGCCTGCGACCGTCCAGCCCCACTCCCCCGGCCGCAGGTCGACGAAGGTGACGCCGAGCATCTGGCCGGGGCGCGCGCCCCGGACCGCGACGGGGCCGGTGAGCGCGTGGCCCCGCGCCTCGGGGAACAGACGAGGCCGCACCTCGCCGGGCGTCCGCTGGCGCTCGAGGTGCCCTGAGGCGTCGAGGGAGCCGACGACGAGCTCGTCGCCGGGGTCGACGGTGAGCACGGGAGCGTGGTCGCGGGAGTAGACGTCGTTCGTCGTCTCCGTGCTCGGGTCGAGCCGGTGCCGTGTCACGCGGCACCGCCGGCGGCGGGCACGGGCGCGGCACGGAGCTGCTCGACGACCTCGGCCGGGGCCGTCCGGCCCAGGTACCCGACGCGCGACTCCCGCACGTGCCGCCCCATCAGCTCGGCCGCCCGCTCGGCGTCGCCCGCGTCGATCGCGGCGAGGATGACCCTGTGGTCGGGCCAGAGCCGCTTGCCGCGGGAGAACTCGTCGAGGGCGTAGAGCCACTCGATCTTGCGCGACAGCTGCCGCAGCAGCGTCGCGAGCGTGCTGCTGCGGCTGAGCTCGGCGATGCCGATGTGGAACCGCTCGTTCAGGTCGACCAGCCGGTCGAGGTCGTCCCGGGCGACGGCGTCGTCGCCCTCGTCGAGCAGCTGCTCGAGCGACCGCCGCACGCGCCGCCAGTCGTCGTCCGCGTCTGCGCCGCCGCCTCCGCCGCCGGCACCGCCGGCACCCTCGTCGCCCCCGCTGCTGAAGCGCGCCCTGGCCCGGCCCGCGGCACGCCGCGCGGTCGAGATCTCGAGCGCCTCACGGACGGCGAACAGGTCGTCGGCCTCGTCGAACGGGATCTCGGCCACGCGCGACCCGACGTTCGGCCGGGACTCGACGAAGCCCTCGGCCTCGAGACCGCGGAGCGCCTCGCGCACCGGCACCCGCGAGACGCCGTAGCGCTCGGCGAGCGCCGCCTCCGTGATGCGCGTGCCCGGCTGCAGCACGCCCTGGACGATGTCCGCTCGCACGGCGTCGACGACGCTCAGCACGCGTGCCCCCTGGTGGACGGGGCGGAGCACTGCGAGACACGACGGGACGGGCCGCGGCCCGCACGACGGGGTCGCTCAGACAGCGAGGCTGGCACCGGGGATCGCTCCTAGGAGGTGGTGGGTGTACTCGTCCGTCGGGGCGAGGAACACGTCGTCGACGCTGCCCCGCTCGACGATGCGACCGCGTCGCATCACCACCACACTATGGGCGATCTGGCGCACCACGGCGAGGTCGTGCGTGATGAACAGGTAGCTGAGGCCGAGCCGGCCCTGCAGCTCCGCCAGCAGCTCGAGGATCTGCTCCTGCACGAGCACGTCGAGGGCCGAGACGGCCTCGTCGCAGATCAGCAGCTCTGGCTCGAGAGCGAGCGCCCTGGCGATGGCGACGCGCTGGCGCTGGCCGCCCGACAGCTCGTTCGGCCGGCTCTGCGCGACCGAGCGCGGCAGGGCCACCTGGTCGAGTAGCTCCGCGACGCGGGCGCGACGGCCTGCGCGGTCGCCGACCCCGAAGATCCGCAGCGGCTCGTCGATCAGCCGCTCGACGCTGTAGGTGGGGTCGAGCGAGCCGTACGGGTCCTGGAACACGGGCTGCACGCGGCGCCGCAGGGCGCGACGGGCGGCGCCCCGGCTGGCGGTGATGCCCTCGCCGTCGATCAGCGCCGTGCCTGACGTGGCCGGCTCGATCCCCAGCACGATGCGCGACAGAGTCGTCTTTCCGGAGCCCGACTCGCCGACGACCGCGGTGGTCGTGCCGCGGGGCACCTCGAACGAGATGCCGTCCACGGCCCGGACGGTCTCGCCCCGACGGCCCCGGAGGCGGTACTCCTTCACGAGGTCCGTCACGACCAGGATCGGGTCGGCCCGCGCCTCCTCGGCCCCCTGCTGCCCGTCGCCGACGGGCTCCTCGGCCCGGAGCGCCGCGGCGGCGGCCACGGTCGGCGCAGCCGCCACGAGGCGCTTCGTGTACTCGTGCTGCGGGTCGAGCAGGATCTGCCGCGGCGTGCCCTGCTCGACGACGCGGCCGTCGAGCATGACGACGATCCGGTCGGTCCGGTCGGCCGCGACGCCGAGGTCGTGCGTGATGAAGAGCAGGGAGGTGCCGTGCGCGTCGACGAGCGTCTGCAGGTGGTCGAGGATCTGGCGCTGCACCGTCACGTCGAGCGCGCTGGTCGGCTCGTCGGCGATGAGCAGCTCGGGGTCGCGGGCGAGGGCCACGGCGATCAGGACGCGCTGGCGCATGCCGCCCGAGAACTCGTGCGGGTACTGGCCCGCCCGTCGCTCGGCCTCGGGGATGCCTGCCTCGGTCATCAGCTCGACGACGCGTCGGCCGACGGCGGAACGGCCGCGCGCGCCGCCCGCACGCAGGGCGTCGGCGATCTGCGCCCCGACGGTCATCGAGGGGTTGAGGTTCGTCGACGGGTCCTGCGGCACGAGGCCGATGCGGGCGCCGCGCACGGAGCGCATCCGCGCCTCGCCGGCACCGGTCAGCTCGTCGCCGCCGAGGTGGACGGTGCCGCCGGTGACGTGCCCGGCACCCGGCAGCAGCTGCAGCACCGCGGCGACGACGGTCGACTTGCCCGAGCCGGACTGGCCGACGATCGCGACCCGCTCGCCGCGGGCGACGTCCAGGTCGACGCCGTGCACGACGTCACGGTCGCCGAACGCGACCCGCAGGCCGCGGACGGCGAGCAGGGGGGCGTCGGCCGCGTTCGTCGTCGGGCTCGTGCCCTGCGTCTCCGCACCGGTCGTCATCTCAGCGTCCTGCGGCATAGGCCTGCGCTCCTCGGGGGTTGGCGGCGGCGCCCAGCACGCCGGTCTCTGGATCTCGGGTGACGCTCGACAGCCGGCCGAGCGACCAGTCTCCCGAGCGGGTGACGACGTGCCCGCGGGCCTCGAGCCCGGCGATCAGCTCGTCGCCGAGGCGGTCCTCGACGACGACGCCGCCCGGCGTCCAGGTGCGCGGCCAGAACGAGCCGGGGAACGACGTCGTGTGCAGGGCCGGGGCGTCGACGGCCTGCTGCGGCGTCCAGCCGCCGACGATCGTGCGCAGCAGGTACAGCAGCTGCCACTGGTCCTGCTGGTCGCCGCCGGGCGAGCCGAGGGCGACCACCGGCTGGCCGTCACGCAGCACGAGCGTCGGGGTGAGCGTCGTGCGGGGCCGACGGCCCGGCTCGAGCGTCGAGGCGGTCCCCTCCTCGAGCCAGCTCATCTGGAGGCGGCTGCCGAGGCAGAAGCCGAGCTCGGGGACGGTCGGCGACGACTGCAGCCAGCCGCCCGACGGCGTCGCCGAGACGACGTTGCCCCAGCGGTCGACCACGTCGATGTGGCAGGTGTCGCCGCGGGTCTCGCCCGTCGGCGCGACGTCGGGCTCGGCGCCCGGCTGACGGGCGTCGTCGGTCGGCACGGCGACGGGCGCCGCGGAGAACGAGCCGACGGTGGGCTCCCCCACGCCGGCGCCGGGACCGGCCACCTCGTCGTC from Frigoribacterium sp. PvP032 includes these protein-coding regions:
- a CDS encoding ABC transporter ATP-binding protein gives rise to the protein MTTGAETQGTSPTTNAADAPLLAVRGLRVAFGDRDVVHGVDLDVARGERVAIVGQSGSGKSTVVAAVLQLLPGAGHVTGGTVHLGGDELTGAGEARMRSVRGARIGLVPQDPSTNLNPSMTVGAQIADALRAGGARGRSAVGRRVVELMTEAGIPEAERRAGQYPHEFSGGMRQRVLIAVALARDPELLIADEPTSALDVTVQRQILDHLQTLVDAHGTSLLFITHDLGVAADRTDRIVVMLDGRVVEQGTPRQILLDPQHEYTKRLVAAAPTVAAAAALRAEEPVGDGQQGAEEARADPILVVTDLVKEYRLRGRRGETVRAVDGISFEVPRGTTTAVVGESGSGKTTLSRIVLGIEPATSGTALIDGEGITASRGAARRALRRRVQPVFQDPYGSLDPTYSVERLIDEPLRIFGVGDRAGRRARVAELLDQVALPRSVAQSRPNELSGGQRQRVAIARALALEPELLICDEAVSALDVLVQEQILELLAELQGRLGLSYLFITHDLAVVRQIAHSVVVMRRGRIVERGSVDDVFLAPTDEYTHHLLGAIPGASLAV
- a CDS encoding GntR family transcriptional regulator, producing MLSVVDAVRADIVQGVLQPGTRITEAALAERYGVSRVPVREALRGLEAEGFVESRPNVGSRVAEIPFDEADDLFAVREALEISTARRAAGRARARFSSGGDEGAGGAGGGGGGADADDDWRRVRRSLEQLLDEGDDAVARDDLDRLVDLNERFHIGIAELSRSSTLATLLRQLSRKIEWLYALDEFSRGKRLWPDHRVILAAIDAGDAERAAELMGRHVRESRVGYLGRTAPAEVVEQLRAAPVPAAGGAA